In the genome of Fulvivirga maritima, one region contains:
- the ltrA gene encoding group II intron reverse transcriptase/maturase, with protein sequence MIAEILQPKNLYKAHRKVVLNKGAAGVDNMTVNELKKYLKAHQTDILMSILQGKYVPNAIKGVTIPKGNGKTRMLGIPTVTDRWLQQAVSQQLAKRFELQFEPYSYGFRPKKNLQQAVLQARKYINHGYQDIVDIDLKAFFDEVSHHKLLQLIYHKVKCPTTLWLIRKWLRAPILIKGKLYKRRKGMPQGSPLSPLLSNIMLDVLDKYLKKRGLKYVRYADDFSIYTKSKTEARKAGNLVYMFLKYKLALPINREKSSICRPHNFKILGYAFVPTYKKGEKGKYQMVVNKSGRETLKRKLKACSKKTKPYSLAERLVKIKQVFTGWIQHYRLASIQAKVKELDEWLRNRLRYCIWHDWKKLERKRKNLIRLGVKQGQAYAWSRTRMGGWAVAQSPILRTTITVSRLRKKGYQSMLDYYLKLQPEIQ encoded by the coding sequence ATGATAGCAGAAATTCTACAACCCAAAAATCTCTACAAAGCACACCGAAAGGTGGTGCTTAATAAAGGAGCTGCAGGTGTGGATAACATGACTGTTAATGAACTGAAGAAATATCTTAAGGCTCACCAAACAGACATTCTCATGAGCATTCTACAGGGGAAATATGTACCTAATGCTATCAAAGGGGTAACAATACCCAAAGGAAATGGTAAAACCAGAATGCTGGGGATACCTACCGTAACAGACCGATGGCTGCAACAAGCAGTTAGCCAACAATTAGCCAAAAGGTTTGAACTACAGTTTGAACCCTACAGCTATGGCTTTAGGCCGAAGAAAAACCTGCAACAAGCCGTACTACAAGCCAGAAAATACATCAACCATGGATATCAGGATATTGTAGATATCGACTTGAAAGCATTTTTCGATGAAGTAAGCCATCATAAACTCTTACAACTTATCTACCACAAAGTTAAATGCCCTACTACCCTATGGCTAATCCGCAAATGGCTACGTGCACCGATCCTTATTAAGGGAAAGTTGTATAAGCGCAGGAAAGGAATGCCACAAGGTAGCCCTTTAAGTCCTCTTCTGTCTAATATTATGTTGGATGTACTGGACAAATACCTGAAGAAAAGAGGACTCAAATACGTTCGATACGCCGATGACTTTAGTATTTATACCAAGTCAAAAACGGAAGCTCGAAAAGCAGGTAATTTAGTGTATATGTTCTTAAAATATAAGCTAGCATTACCTATAAACCGAGAAAAGAGTAGCATATGCAGGCCTCATAACTTCAAGATTTTAGGGTATGCCTTTGTGCCTACCTACAAAAAGGGAGAGAAAGGTAAGTACCAAATGGTAGTCAATAAGTCAGGGAGGGAAACCCTGAAACGTAAGCTCAAGGCTTGTTCCAAAAAGACCAAACCTTACAGCTTAGCTGAAAGATTAGTTAAAATAAAGCAAGTATTCACCGGATGGATACAACACTACCGGCTGGCTAGTATACAGGCCAAGGTGAAGGAGCTTGACGAATGGCTACGCAACAGGTTAAGGTACTGTATTTGGCACGACTGGAAAAAGCTGGAGCGGAAACGCAAAAACCTCATCCGATTAGGAGTGAAACAGGGTCAGGCTTACGCCTGGAGTCGAACAAGGATGGGCGGCTGGGCAGTAGCTCAAAGCCCCATCCTGAGAACAACCATCACCGTATCACGACTAAGAAAGAAAGGGTATCAAAGCATGCTGGATTATTACCTAAAACTTCAACCAGAGATTCAGTGA
- a CDS encoding FkbM family methyltransferase — MLNKLKKTLELITGYWIYQKRHLPVGTDLEVDLQRINLLKSMIVFDVGANIGQTATYFNKLFPRATIYSFEPVKKSYEELKDNTQNLPRVKANNIGFGERNESIEITLNPNPTCTANSLKPELMNTNSNGVKETLDIKKIDTFCEENGLKNIDFLKIDTEGWEIQTLMGAANTIAKHNIKAIICEVGFTNENNRNTPFQRVNEYMSNNGFYFYGLYDISHIQLKKGSHYGNALFINTRYLKEL, encoded by the coding sequence ATGTTAAATAAACTTAAAAAAACACTAGAATTAATTACTGGCTATTGGATTTATCAAAAACGACATCTGCCAGTAGGAACTGATTTAGAGGTAGATCTTCAGCGAATTAATCTTCTGAAAAGTATGATAGTTTTTGACGTTGGAGCTAACATTGGTCAGACAGCTACCTATTTCAATAAATTGTTTCCTAGAGCAACAATCTACTCTTTCGAACCAGTCAAAAAAAGCTATGAGGAACTTAAAGACAATACTCAAAATTTACCTAGGGTAAAAGCAAATAACATTGGATTTGGTGAACGAAATGAGTCTATTGAGATAACTCTTAATCCTAACCCAACTTGTACTGCAAACTCCTTAAAACCTGAGTTAATGAACACTAATTCAAATGGGGTAAAGGAAACGTTAGATATTAAGAAAATCGATACGTTCTGTGAAGAAAACGGACTTAAGAATATTGATTTTCTTAAGATCGATACTGAGGGCTGGGAAATTCAAACTTTAATGGGTGCTGCTAATACAATTGCTAAACACAATATAAAAGCGATTATTTGCGAAGTAGGGTTTACAAATGAAAACAATCGGAACACACCTTTTCAAAGGGTAAATGAATATATGTCTAACAATGGCTTTTACTTTTATGGGCTTTACGATATAAGTCACATCCAATTAAAAAAAGGAAGTCATTATGGCAATGCTCTATTCATCAATACAAGATATTTAAAAGAACTCTAA
- a CDS encoding eCIS core domain-containing protein produces MNTYDNKTQKNKSQSAANAVGQKKSVSESTFQFVDNRPQTVTQRKLQEMANNSPQAKQAVQLQAMADNYSAQQQQPIQKIENNTGLPDNLKSGIENLSGYSMDDVRVHYNSDKPAQLQAHAYAQGTDIHLAPGQEKHLPHEAWHVVQQMQGRVRPTMQMKVKLNVNDDAGLEKEADVMGAKAYAENQTGFVQRKLNRTVKQSTTVLGQWVIQRLKHGFDLLNKSDEEFKKIFIDWVKNEYTLSEYTITYYDYYLVLKRAEKLDFNENEINPSSSKQELLSKFSSISGFRDEPVHAVQEDVRGIRHNKRKKNNEKRTALLGTYVGKGNRKNHVPRTLGAFVEEAPNQEKIDSRKEKWLRVPDEDWSSLVNAEWVNAMASHGHNFKIASPLSEEQMELIRTAFKSAQNGSTFLTALRTKYYDKQVRKSKNPLWDDTREDHEADAPSTLAYEIAGLLDEGKYELDPLYEDRKGMLKIRKRQHGKNEARKQQMEAIYHKDFLAIQEFNQFCITKIESLIERRSNGDLKVYNTVKAVRTQHYSQLRDQWVAAAKVARENNFKIFLKKRKILRASLMAWKKALDIILLTEPNVKSKHKNFFHRLLSDAKKELDSFDTSKWTRFLNS; encoded by the coding sequence ATGAATACTTACGATAACAAAACTCAAAAGAATAAGAGCCAATCGGCGGCAAATGCTGTTGGTCAAAAGAAGAGCGTTAGTGAGTCTACTTTTCAATTTGTCGATAATAGACCTCAGACTGTTACTCAACGAAAGCTGCAGGAGATGGCTAATAATAGCCCTCAAGCCAAACAAGCAGTACAATTGCAAGCCATGGCAGATAATTATTCTGCTCAACAACAGCAGCCCATCCAAAAGATAGAAAACAACACAGGTTTACCTGATAATCTCAAATCAGGAATAGAAAACCTATCCGGTTATTCCATGGACGATGTGAGAGTCCATTACAATTCAGATAAGCCAGCTCAATTACAAGCTCATGCTTATGCTCAGGGTACTGACATCCATTTGGCCCCTGGACAGGAAAAACATCTACCTCATGAAGCATGGCATGTTGTTCAACAGATGCAAGGAAGAGTAAGGCCGACTATGCAAATGAAAGTCAAACTAAATGTGAACGATGATGCTGGTTTGGAAAAAGAGGCTGATGTTATGGGGGCAAAAGCATACGCGGAAAATCAAACCGGCTTTGTTCAAAGAAAATTAAACAGGACAGTAAAACAGTCAACGACTGTGTTGGGTCAGTGGGTTATACAACGCTTAAAACATGGATTTGACCTATTAAATAAAAGCGATGAAGAATTTAAAAAAATATTCATTGATTGGGTGAAAAATGAGTACACTTTGAGCGAATATACCATTACCTATTACGACTATTACCTTGTGCTAAAGCGAGCGGAAAAACTTGATTTCAACGAAAACGAGATTAACCCGTCCAGTTCCAAGCAGGAATTACTTTCTAAGTTTAGTTCCATTTCTGGGTTTCGTGATGAACCTGTCCACGCCGTACAGGAGGACGTAAGGGGAATACGACACAATAAACGAAAAAAAAACAACGAAAAACGAACTGCATTACTTGGTACCTATGTAGGGAAGGGGAATCGAAAAAATCATGTACCGAGAACATTAGGCGCATTTGTGGAAGAAGCTCCCAACCAAGAAAAAATCGACAGCCGAAAAGAAAAATGGTTGCGCGTTCCGGATGAAGATTGGTCTTCTCTTGTCAATGCCGAATGGGTGAATGCCATGGCGTCACATGGACACAACTTTAAAATTGCATCGCCGCTGTCCGAAGAACAGATGGAGTTGATCCGTACTGCGTTTAAATCCGCGCAGAACGGATCAACTTTCCTGACCGCGTTACGCACTAAATATTATGATAAACAGGTTCGAAAATCCAAAAATCCTCTGTGGGACGATACCCGAGAGGATCATGAAGCCGATGCACCATCAACATTGGCATATGAGATAGCAGGACTCCTGGATGAAGGCAAGTATGAGCTTGACCCCTTGTATGAAGACCGGAAGGGGATGTTAAAAATCCGAAAACGGCAGCATGGTAAAAATGAGGCGAGAAAGCAACAAATGGAGGCCATTTACCACAAGGACTTTTTGGCAATACAGGAATTCAATCAGTTTTGCATTACAAAAATTGAGTCCTTAATAGAGCGGCGATCAAATGGAGACCTGAAGGTATACAATACAGTGAAGGCGGTCCGTACCCAACATTACTCGCAACTGCGCGATCAATGGGTCGCAGCTGCTAAAGTAGCACGGGAAAATAATTTTAAAATCTTTCTGAAAAAACGCAAAATATTGCGAGCATCTTTGATGGCATGGAAGAAGGCTCTAGATATTATACTACTCACAGAGCCTAATGTAAAATCAAAACACAAAAATTTCTTTCATAGATTGCTTTCGGATGCGAAAAAAGAATTGGATAGTTTCGATACCTCAAAGTGGACAAGGTTCTTGAATTCATAA
- a CDS encoding Crp/Fnr family transcriptional regulator, with the protein MSKHPLRTQIEEIVELTDNEFEFVLSHFQKKVFKKHQIVLHEGDFARYDFFVIKGLMRVTKLDTEGKEHILQFGMENWWITDAEAFHHKTKSTLVVDCLENTEAYSLTLENKEKLSQELSKMQTFFLKKTTNGYIALQKRILCFLTSNANDRYHNLITLYPGLMQRVPKAMIASYLGVTRETLSRLTKVEA; encoded by the coding sequence ATGAGCAAGCATCCTTTACGAACTCAAATAGAAGAAATTGTAGAATTGACTGATAATGAATTTGAATTTGTGCTTAGTCATTTCCAAAAAAAAGTATTCAAAAAGCACCAAATCGTATTGCATGAAGGAGATTTTGCCAGATATGACTTTTTTGTAATTAAAGGACTCATGCGAGTTACTAAGCTGGACACAGAAGGTAAAGAGCATATTTTGCAATTTGGTATGGAAAATTGGTGGATTACTGATGCTGAGGCATTTCACCATAAGACCAAATCCACCTTAGTGGTAGACTGCCTGGAAAATACAGAAGCATATTCATTAACTTTAGAAAACAAGGAGAAACTGAGCCAAGAGCTGTCAAAAATGCAAACCTTTTTTTTGAAGAAAACAACTAATGGGTATATCGCTTTGCAAAAGCGCATTTTATGCTTTTTAACTAGTAATGCTAATGATCGTTATCATAATCTCATTACGCTCTATCCTGGTCTCATGCAGCGGGTACCCAAAGCTATGATAGCATCTTATCTTGGTGTTACACGAGAAACCTTAAGTAGACTTACTAAAGTTGAAGCTTAA
- a CDS encoding aldo/keto reductase, whose product MEYRNLGSSGLKVPALSLGTATFGGTNEFFQRWGQTEVKEATRLIDICIERGVNFFDTANVYSQGDSEKVLGKALEGKRDKVLISTKATFQMGDQPNEMGSSRYHLMNALDESLQRLNTDYIDLYFMHGFDSNTPIEEALRTLDAMISSGKVRYIGCSNFAAWQLMKSLSISDRLNLEKYVIYQGYYSLIGRDFEQELMPLIEDQNMGLMVWSPLGWGRLTGKIKRGMETKDGRIKSGGDIGAPPVEENFLFDVVDLLEKISDETGKSIPQIAINWVLQNKTVSNVVIGARNEKQLISNLDSVGWNLSEEHHDLLNKVSERTPIYPHWVGAR is encoded by the coding sequence ATGGAATATAGAAATTTAGGTAGTTCAGGGTTAAAAGTGCCTGCCTTAAGTTTGGGTACAGCTACTTTTGGAGGTACTAATGAGTTTTTTCAGCGATGGGGACAAACGGAGGTCAAGGAGGCCACTCGGCTCATTGATATTTGTATTGAAAGAGGGGTTAACTTTTTTGATACAGCCAATGTCTATTCTCAGGGAGATTCAGAAAAAGTATTAGGTAAGGCACTAGAAGGTAAGCGCGATAAAGTGCTTATTTCTACAAAAGCAACCTTTCAAATGGGTGATCAGCCTAATGAAATGGGATCTTCCAGGTATCATTTAATGAACGCGCTAGACGAAAGTTTACAACGACTCAATACTGATTACATCGACTTGTATTTTATGCATGGGTTTGATAGTAATACGCCTATTGAAGAGGCCTTGCGAACTCTTGATGCTATGATTAGTAGTGGTAAAGTAAGGTATATTGGGTGTTCTAATTTTGCCGCATGGCAGTTAATGAAGTCACTGTCTATATCAGATAGGCTTAATCTGGAAAAATATGTTATTTATCAAGGCTATTATTCATTAATAGGTCGCGATTTTGAACAAGAATTGATGCCTCTAATAGAAGATCAAAACATGGGGCTTATGGTGTGGAGTCCTTTGGGGTGGGGAAGATTGACTGGAAAAATAAAGAGAGGGATGGAAACCAAAGATGGCCGAATTAAGTCAGGGGGAGATATAGGAGCACCTCCGGTGGAAGAAAATTTTCTTTTTGATGTGGTAGATTTATTGGAAAAAATAAGTGATGAAACAGGGAAATCAATTCCTCAAATAGCCATTAATTGGGTGCTTCAAAATAAAACGGTTTCTAATGTAGTAATCGGAGCAAGAAATGAAAAGCAGTTGATCTCTAACCTTGACTCAGTGGGCTGGAATTTATCAGAAGAACACCATGATTTACTTAACAAAGTATCAGAACGTACGCCCATTTATCCGCATTGGGTTGGAGCTAGGTAG
- a CDS encoding T9SS type A sorting domain-containing protein — protein sequence MKRLFFILLFLTPCITYSQTFSSVNNQTGLWSEEATWQGGTPPTTSVTGNIQIEINGSVVNEGNLSMGGTSDLIIQDTLWVNGDLDLNGSFTLLVNGVLVVTGDLEVGNNASFTNNGISIIKSTLGYAGDIENYSNLIYAYTAPVNRGGSITPTGNSIKSENDLSTENPIMYNYATIDPLPVELYYFNASQTKEGVRLEWATLSELNNAYFEVQRSFNGTGFTTIAKIKGQGNSNVLVEYSYTDPTLLPSRVFYRLKQVDFDQKYAYSHLQSVSPTQDIVKLFPSPAYDFIKVYPQSLIESSTTFEIYDSNGSSVFKQQGYESSLPISQFKSGLCFLHIYTDGHKYVEKFMISH from the coding sequence ATGAAACGCCTCTTCTTTATTCTACTCTTTTTAACTCCATGCATCACTTATAGCCAGACCTTTAGTTCAGTCAATAACCAAACAGGTCTTTGGTCCGAGGAAGCTACTTGGCAAGGAGGAACACCTCCCACTACTTCAGTAACAGGTAATATTCAAATTGAAATAAATGGCTCTGTAGTCAATGAAGGAAATTTATCAATGGGTGGTACTTCTGACCTTATCATTCAAGATACTTTATGGGTAAATGGTGACCTAGACCTTAATGGTAGTTTTACGCTACTGGTAAATGGTGTATTAGTAGTAACAGGTGATTTAGAAGTAGGCAATAATGCATCATTTACAAATAATGGAATCAGCATCATTAAAAGCACTCTTGGCTATGCAGGTGATATTGAAAACTACTCCAATCTTATCTATGCTTATACTGCACCCGTAAATCGTGGCGGCAGCATAACTCCTACGGGAAACTCTATTAAGAGTGAAAATGATCTTTCTACAGAAAACCCTATCATGTATAATTATGCCACTATAGATCCTCTTCCTGTAGAATTATACTATTTCAACGCCAGTCAAACTAAAGAGGGTGTAAGGCTGGAGTGGGCTACGCTTTCTGAACTCAATAATGCGTATTTTGAAGTTCAAAGATCTTTTAATGGAACAGGCTTCACGACCATAGCTAAAATTAAGGGACAAGGTAATAGCAATGTACTAGTGGAATACAGCTATACTGACCCTACATTACTACCTAGCCGAGTATTTTACAGACTAAAACAAGTTGATTTTGATCAAAAATACGCCTATTCTCATTTGCAATCTGTATCTCCAACACAAGACATTGTTAAGCTTTTTCCTTCACCCGCATATGACTTTATAAAAGTATACCCGCAATCCTTAATCGAGAGCAGCACCACTTTTGAAATCTATGATAGCAATGGATCTTCAGTCTTCAAACAACAAGGTTACGAATCCAGTTTGCCAATATCTCAATTTAAATCAGGGCTATGCTTTTTACATATTTACACCGATGGGCATAAGTATGTAGAGAAATTTATGATAAGTCATTAG
- a CDS encoding cysteine peptidase family C39 domain-containing protein → MKDYLFIILNEYLKGEGIYLNSSELELQIISHPSYPSLHSLTSVLDHFNIDNVAVEVPLTIEVFNKLPQSFITLIKVDGGQGFAIVSKYKADLVKVRYSKKKKSIVKIHEFLDIWSGIVVAAETHSKQEEKRKKIKIVRYL, encoded by the coding sequence ATGAAGGATTATCTGTTTATTATTTTAAATGAATATTTGAAAGGGGAAGGTATTTATTTAAATAGTTCCGAGTTAGAATTACAGATCATTAGCCACCCTTCTTACCCCAGTTTACACTCTTTAACTAGTGTTTTGGATCACTTCAACATTGATAATGTCGCTGTTGAGGTGCCCTTAACTATAGAAGTCTTTAATAAATTGCCTCAATCCTTTATAACTTTAATCAAAGTTGATGGAGGACAAGGGTTTGCTATAGTTTCAAAATATAAAGCAGATTTAGTTAAAGTAAGGTATAGCAAGAAGAAAAAGTCTATAGTAAAAATTCACGAATTTCTTGATATCTGGAGTGGAATCGTTGTGGCGGCAGAAACCCATTCTAAACAAGAGGAGAAAAGAAAAAAAATTAAAATTGTCAGGTATTTATAA
- a CDS encoding vitamin K epoxide reductase family protein — translation MWSVPTLAQATHFLLSVFGLFISVIVVRQELGFISQTISKFCSSYNSTSCQAVINSRGARIFNYFKLSDLSLSYFGGVTLAWLLTVLFDNNDSILFLLSFLSLPITFYSIYYQYSKVKKWCLLCLGIVLVLWLQSVVAVLENINISLTEIKVDNLHILLISAFLFTSLWLLLKPLLKTYVDYKSLQLQFFKFKRNFDLFYTQYSKGLLIDTGIFHPSEITLGNENAPLQIILVTNPRCHFCKSAHTEVRKILQQNSKNIRLIIRFNLGSFDTTDSGYKVASRLIELYNKGDIPLFFEAIDEAYAEDSRLDEWLGKWGGAVDEIGIRVLNYHQSWCEDNLINFTPALFINGRQFPKEYDKSDLSYFIEDLIECEQNNSVLSEG, via the coding sequence ATGTGGTCAGTTCCTACCTTGGCTCAAGCAACTCACTTTCTTTTATCTGTATTTGGTCTTTTCATAAGTGTTATTGTGGTAAGACAAGAATTGGGATTTATTTCTCAAACCATAAGTAAATTCTGTTCATCTTACAATTCTACCAGTTGTCAGGCAGTGATCAACTCTAGGGGAGCACGAATTTTTAATTATTTCAAACTAAGTGATCTATCTCTTTCTTATTTTGGAGGCGTAACCTTGGCTTGGTTGCTCACCGTACTGTTTGACAACAACGATTCAATACTATTTCTGCTTTCTTTTTTATCTCTCCCAATTACATTTTATTCCATTTATTATCAATATTCTAAAGTAAAGAAATGGTGTTTGTTATGCTTAGGAATTGTTTTGGTGCTATGGTTGCAATCTGTAGTTGCGGTACTTGAAAATATCAATATTTCATTAACCGAGATTAAAGTTGATAACTTACATATTCTTTTGATATCAGCATTTTTATTTACCTCTCTATGGCTTTTATTGAAGCCACTTTTGAAGACATATGTAGATTACAAAAGTTTACAATTGCAATTTTTTAAATTCAAAAGAAATTTTGACTTATTCTACACACAGTATTCTAAAGGTTTACTTATTGATACAGGGATTTTTCACCCATCAGAGATTACCTTAGGGAATGAAAATGCGCCTTTGCAAATAATTTTGGTTACAAATCCAAGATGCCACTTTTGTAAGTCTGCTCATACAGAAGTTAGGAAGATTTTGCAGCAAAATTCAAAAAATATCAGGTTGATAATCAGGTTTAATTTAGGTTCTTTTGATACTACTGATAGTGGATATAAGGTAGCCAGCAGATTGATAGAGTTATATAATAAGGGAGATATTCCTTTATTTTTTGAAGCAATAGATGAAGCCTACGCAGAGGATTCCAGATTGGATGAATGGTTAGGTAAGTGGGGTGGAGCTGTGGATGAAATTGGTATAAGGGTTTTAAACTATCACCAATCTTGGTGCGAAGATAACCTCATCAACTTTACCCCAGCCTTATTTATTAACGGTAGACAATTCCCTAAAGAGTATGATAAAAGTGATCTTTCCTATTTCATAGAAGATCTCATTGAGTGTGAACAAAATAATTCGGTTTTAAGTGAGGGATAA
- a CDS encoding peptidase domain-containing ABC transporter translates to MDKFPHYSQTEAKDCGPTAIKIIAKYYGKTINTQQLRSLSETTREGSSLLGLSEAVENIGFRSIGIKLSFDKLKEAPLPCILHWNKNHYVVLYKIKNQTLYISDPAHGKLKYSKEDFLKHWIGNNSNELTQEGIALMVEPTPQFYKSEFREDQKFGFNFVFKYLIKYKRLVIQLIIGLLAGSLLQLIIPFLTQSIVDVGIKNSNLNFIYLILVAQLFLFMGRAGLEVIRGWILLHLSTRINISLISDFFIKLMKLPISYFDVRMTGDLLQRINDHKRIENILTTSSLNILFSLFNLIIFSFILGYYSLQILAVFVLGSFFYFIWVIFFFKKRKELDYKRFSEISTEQSKMIELINGMQEIKLHNAERSMRWGWEYVQARLFNVATRSLVLEQTQKVGSNLINELKNVLITVLSAKLVIDGDITLGMMLAISYIIGQLNAPIALLISFMREVQDAKISLDRLGEIHNKENEEVERDQKVISIPENSNIYLKNLSFRYTGGVKPVLKDLSLEIPANKTTAIVGVSGSGKTTLMKLLLHFYKPETGKILIDDVNLDNVSQKIWRSHCGVVMQEGYIFNNTIAGNIAVGEEVVDKEKLKHATQVANITDFIEELPLNYNTNIGNEGVGLSTGQKQRLLIARAVYKDPKFLFFDEATSALDANNEKVIMENLTNFFANKTVVVIAHRLSTVKNAHQIVVLDQGRIVERGNHDQLVKRKGNYYNLIKNQLDIGG, encoded by the coding sequence TTGGATAAATTTCCTCATTATTCGCAAACAGAAGCTAAAGATTGTGGGCCTACAGCTATTAAAATAATAGCGAAGTATTACGGTAAAACTATCAATACACAACAGTTACGTTCCCTTAGTGAAACAACAAGAGAGGGTAGTAGTCTTCTTGGATTGAGTGAGGCGGTAGAAAATATAGGCTTTCGTTCGATAGGCATAAAACTTTCATTTGATAAACTAAAGGAAGCACCACTACCATGTATTTTACATTGGAACAAAAATCATTATGTAGTTCTATATAAAATCAAAAATCAAACACTATATATTTCTGATCCGGCACATGGTAAATTAAAGTATAGTAAAGAGGATTTTTTAAAACATTGGATAGGTAATAATTCTAATGAATTGACCCAAGAGGGAATTGCCTTAATGGTAGAGCCTACACCTCAATTCTATAAATCAGAATTTAGGGAAGATCAGAAATTTGGATTCAATTTTGTTTTTAAATACCTGATTAAATACAAGAGGTTAGTGATTCAGTTAATTATTGGGTTATTGGCTGGTAGCTTGCTTCAGCTTATTATTCCATTTTTAACTCAAAGTATTGTAGATGTAGGTATTAAGAATAGTAATCTTAATTTTATTTATCTCATTTTAGTGGCACAGCTATTCCTCTTTATGGGTAGAGCTGGTTTGGAGGTGATTAGAGGTTGGATTTTGCTGCATTTGAGTACTCGGATTAATATATCATTAATATCCGATTTCTTCATTAAACTAATGAAATTACCTATTTCTTATTTTGATGTTAGAATGACAGGTGACCTTTTGCAAAGAATTAATGATCATAAGCGAATTGAAAATATTCTAACCACCTCTTCTCTGAACATTCTTTTTTCATTATTTAACCTCATCATTTTTAGTTTTATTCTTGGCTATTACAGCTTACAAATACTAGCTGTTTTTGTATTAGGAAGCTTTTTTTACTTTATCTGGGTTATATTCTTCTTCAAGAAACGAAAGGAATTAGATTATAAAAGATTTTCTGAAATAAGTACAGAGCAGAGCAAAATGATAGAGTTAATTAATGGGATGCAGGAAATTAAGTTACACAATGCGGAAAGGTCTATGAGGTGGGGGTGGGAATATGTTCAGGCCCGTTTATTTAATGTTGCCACAAGAAGCCTCGTTTTAGAGCAAACTCAAAAAGTAGGATCTAATTTAATTAATGAGCTTAAAAATGTTTTAATAACTGTATTGTCAGCTAAATTAGTTATTGACGGAGACATCACATTGGGAATGATGTTAGCTATAAGCTATATTATAGGACAATTGAATGCTCCTATAGCCCTGCTTATAAGTTTTATGAGGGAAGTTCAGGATGCTAAAATTTCATTAGATAGACTGGGAGAAATTCATAATAAAGAAAATGAGGAAGTTGAAAGAGATCAGAAAGTAATTTCAATTCCAGAAAACTCAAATATTTACCTTAAAAATCTATCGTTTAGATATACAGGAGGGGTTAAGCCAGTATTGAAGGATTTGTCATTGGAAATTCCTGCTAATAAAACAACGGCAATAGTAGGTGTATCAGGAAGTGGAAAAACAACCTTGATGAAATTACTACTCCATTTTTACAAACCAGAAACGGGCAAGATCTTAATTGATGATGTGAATTTAGATAATGTCTCTCAAAAGATATGGCGGAGTCATTGTGGTGTTGTAATGCAAGAGGGGTATATATTTAATAATACGATAGCTGGTAACATTGCTGTAGGTGAAGAGGTAGTTGATAAAGAGAAATTGAAGCATGCTACTCAAGTAGCTAATATAACAGATTTTATAGAAGAATTGCCGCTGAATTATAACACCAATATAGGAAATGAAGGTGTTGGACTAAGTACTGGTCAAAAACAAAGGTTACTTATAGCAAGAGCTGTTTATAAAGATCCTAAATTTCTATTTTTTGATGAAGCTACTTCAGCTCTAGATGCTAATAATGAGAAAGTGATCATGGAAAATCTTACTAATTTTTTTGCAAATAAGACAGTTGTAGTCATAGCTCATCGGCTCAGTACAGTCAAAAATGCACATCAAATAGTAGTACTTGATCAGGGAAGGATTGTTGAGCGAGGCAATCATGATCAGCTAGTTAAAAGGAAAGGGAACTATTATAATTTAATTAAGAATCAATTAGATATTGGAGGTTGA